The Coffea arabica cultivar ET-39 chromosome 8e, Coffea Arabica ET-39 HiFi, whole genome shotgun sequence genome window below encodes:
- the LOC140013034 gene encoding uncharacterized protein At4g22758-like, whose translation MSERDFRRGVPVNRRVKTRPPHPSLSPSPSPSPAPATRRRRSSLEVHRPRSSKLSRRLENFKRCNSEPALFRAGGGGGEHFGQRSLASPEAEGVFYRPQTCADIFSASSDNILLPQSPRISLEGMGYSKDAKVVVNVTVEGSPGPIRAMVKLGSSVEETIKLVIDKYGEEGRTPRLDKDATTTFELHHSYFSLQSLNKLDAIGDSGRRSFYLRKNSSGRSSNASLTPYGLSRNAGSHLPGSSSICLQSFICRKINKFMRRMNKLWKLLGCMNGNR comes from the exons ATGTCAGAGAGAGATTTCAGGAGAGGAGTTCCGGTGAACCGGAGAGTTAAAACCAGACCACCGCATCCCTCACTGTCACCTTCTCCGTCCCCATCCCCGGCACCGGCGACTCGCCGGAGGAGAAGTAGTCTTGAAGTTCACCGTCCTCGATCTTCCAAGCTTTCGAGGCGGCTTGAGAATTTTAAGAGATGCAATTCGGAGCCGGCTCTATTCAGagctggaggaggaggaggagaacaTTTTGGTCAACGGAGTTTGGCTTCGCCGGAGGCTGAGGGAGTATTTTACCGACCTCAGACTTGTGCTGACATCTTCTCGGCATCTTCGGACAATATATTGTTGCCTCAGTCTCCGCGAATATCTTTGGAG GGAATGGGATACAGCAAGGATGCCAAGGTGGTGGTTAATGTGACAGTTGAGGGAAGCCCTGGACCAATTCGAGCTATGGTCAAATTGGGTTCAAGCGTGGAGGAGACAATTAAGCTTGTTATCGACAAATATGGTGAAGAAGGTCGCACTCCTCGTCTTGATAAAGATGCGACTACAACCTTTGAGTTGCACCACTCCTACTTCAGCCTTCAGA GCTTGAATAAACTTGATGCAATTGGGGATTCTGGTAGAAGAAGCTTCTACCTTAGAAAGAATAGCAGCGGTCGAAGTAGTAATGCCTCATTAACTCCATATGGTCTGTCCCGTAATGCGGGCTCTCACCTGCCCGGTTCTTCCTCAATCTGCCTTCAGAGTTTTATTTGTAGGAAGATTAACAAATTCATGAGAAGAATGAATAAGCTTTGGAAGCTCTTGGGCTGCATGAACGGTAACAGATAA
- the LOC113702754 gene encoding protein cornichon homolog 4-like, translating to MGDVWAWLLFFFIIIGVIVMVVFQLMCLADLEFDYINPYDSASRINKVILPEFITQGVLSLLFLLTGHWIMALLSIPYLYYNFTLYNRREHLIDVTEVFNMLNREKKKRLFKLGYLMLFLFMSLFWLIYSALEDDDHFA from the exons ATGGGAGATGTGTGGGCGTGGCTACTATTCTTCTTCATAATTATAGGAGTGATCGTCATGGTCGTTTTCCAG CTCATGTGCTTGGCGGATCTAGAGTTTGATTATATCAACCCCTATGATTCAGCTTCTAGGATAAACAAAGTGATTTTACCTGAGTTCATTACACAAGGTGTTCTATCCTTGCTCTTCCTTTTGACGGGGCATTGGATCATGGCACTGCTCAGTATTCCATATTTGTACTACAATTTCACATT GTATAATCGACGAGAACACCTCATAGATGTAACTGAGGTTTTTAATATGCTCAatcgagaaaagaaaaaacggCTTTTCAAACTTGGCTACCTCATGCTTTTCCTGTTCATGTCCCTATTCTG GTTGATATACAGTGCATTGGAAGATGATGACCACTTCGCCTAA